The Nitratidesulfovibrio sp. SRB-5 genome includes a window with the following:
- a CDS encoding MIP/aquaporin family protein, which yields MKELSLGREMVSEFMGTMVLIIFGAGNVAMTVLFGKGLNITWDNITFGWGLAVLLGIMAGLPSGAHINPAVTVALAATGRFPWKKVLPYSAAQVAGGFAGAAIVFIDFHAKWVGVDPQLASTAGIFCTFPAITTSYLPGFIDQIIGTAALMFGILAIGDFASKNNIGWIGGILVALLVVAIGMSLGAMHGYAINPARDFGPRFFALVAGFTQPNLMEPGIVLVPIVGPLIGGPLGAFIYDWTTGAVHKAQSA from the coding sequence ATGAAGGAACTTTCGCTGGGACGGGAAATGGTGTCCGAATTCATGGGTACCATGGTCCTTATCATCTTCGGTGCTGGCAACGTGGCCATGACCGTGCTTTTCGGCAAGGGCCTGAACATTACCTGGGACAACATCACCTTCGGCTGGGGTCTCGCCGTGCTGCTGGGCATCATGGCCGGCCTGCCCTCGGGCGCGCACATCAACCCCGCCGTCACCGTGGCGCTGGCGGCCACCGGTCGCTTCCCCTGGAAAAAGGTGCTGCCGTACTCCGCCGCGCAGGTGGCGGGCGGCTTTGCCGGGGCGGCCATCGTGTTCATCGACTTCCACGCCAAGTGGGTCGGCGTCGATCCGCAACTGGCCAGCACCGCAGGCATCTTCTGCACCTTCCCGGCCATCACCACCTCCTACCTGCCGGGCTTCATCGACCAGATCATCGGCACCGCGGCGCTGATGTTCGGCATCCTCGCCATCGGCGACTTCGCGAGCAAGAACAACATCGGCTGGATCGGCGGCATCCTGGTGGCGCTGCTGGTGGTGGCCATCGGCATGAGCCTTGGCGCCATGCACGGGTACGCCATCAACCCCGCGCGCGATTTCGGTCCGCGCTTCTTCGCCCTGGTGGCGGGCTTCACCCAGCCCAACCTGATGGAACCCGGCATCGTGCTGGTGCCCATCGTCGGCCCGCTCATCGGCGGCCCGCTTGGCGCGTTCATCTACGATTGGACCACGGGCGCAGTGCACAAGGCCCAGTCTGCCTGA
- the glpK gene encoding glycerol kinase GlpK, producing MTKYVLALDQGTTSSRAILFSREGDIIQISQKEFTQIYPQPGWVEHNANEIFDTESWVMRDCLKQAGIDGSQVVAAGITNQRETTVVWDKASGAPVYNAIVWQDRRTAGFCDELKARGLADTFRQKTGLVLDAYFSGTKVRWILENVPGARAKAEKGELLFGTIDTWLIWNLTKGKVHATDESNASRTLLFNINTGQWDDELLGILGVPRSMLPTVTRSSEVVGDIHPEFLGKAIPIAGNAGDQQAATYGNACLKPGMAKNTYGTGCFMLMNTGKEVHASKNNLLTTMAWATPSGRYFALEGSVFIAGAVVQWLRDGLGIIKDAPEVEQLALSVPDNGGVYLVPAFAGLGAPHWDQYARGTMVGITRGSTKAHIARAALESIALQTLDIMDCMQKDAGIKLAALRADGGATRNNLLMQFQADVLGVPVERPKVTETTALGAAYLAGLAVGFWKSEEEIEAMWQLDRRFEPNMSAETREKLVYDWQRAVERAKAWAQD from the coding sequence ATGACCAAGTACGTTCTCGCACTTGACCAGGGCACCACCAGTTCTCGCGCCATCCTCTTCTCGCGCGAAGGCGACATCATCCAGATTTCCCAGAAGGAATTCACCCAGATCTACCCGCAGCCGGGCTGGGTGGAACATAACGCCAACGAGATATTCGACACCGAATCGTGGGTCATGCGCGACTGCCTGAAGCAGGCGGGCATTGATGGTTCTCAGGTGGTGGCCGCGGGCATCACCAACCAGCGCGAAACCACGGTGGTCTGGGACAAGGCCAGCGGCGCGCCGGTGTACAACGCCATCGTGTGGCAGGACCGCCGCACGGCGGGCTTCTGCGACGAACTGAAGGCGCGCGGCCTGGCCGACACCTTCCGCCAGAAGACCGGCCTTGTGCTTGACGCCTACTTCTCCGGCACCAAGGTGCGCTGGATCCTTGAAAACGTGCCCGGCGCCCGCGCCAAGGCCGAAAAGGGCGAACTGCTGTTCGGCACCATCGACACCTGGCTCATCTGGAACCTGACCAAGGGCAAGGTGCACGCCACCGACGAATCCAACGCCAGCCGCACCCTGCTGTTCAACATCAACACCGGCCAGTGGGACGACGAACTGCTGGGCATCCTGGGCGTGCCGCGCTCCATGCTGCCCACGGTGACCCGCTCGTCCGAAGTGGTGGGCGACATCCATCCGGAGTTCCTGGGCAAGGCCATTCCCATTGCCGGCAACGCGGGCGACCAGCAGGCCGCCACCTACGGCAACGCCTGCCTGAAGCCGGGCATGGCCAAGAACACCTACGGCACCGGCTGCTTCATGCTCATGAACACCGGCAAGGAAGTGCACGCCAGCAAGAACAACCTGCTGACCACCATGGCCTGGGCCACGCCTTCGGGGCGCTACTTCGCCCTTGAAGGCAGCGTATTCATCGCCGGTGCGGTGGTGCAGTGGCTGCGCGACGGCCTTGGCATCATCAAGGACGCCCCCGAGGTGGAACAGCTGGCCCTGAGCGTGCCGGACAACGGCGGCGTGTACCTGGTGCCCGCCTTTGCTGGCCTTGGCGCGCCCCATTGGGACCAGTACGCGCGCGGTACCATGGTGGGCATCACCCGCGGCTCCACCAAGGCCCACATCGCGCGCGCCGCGCTGGAATCCATCGCCCTGCAAACCCTGGACATCATGGATTGCATGCAGAAGGACGCGGGCATCAAGCTGGCGGCCCTGCGCGCCGACGGCGGCGCCACCCGCAACAACCTGCTGATGCAGTTCCAGGCCGACGTGCTGGGCGTGCCGGTGGAACGTCCCAAGGTGACGGAAACCACGGCGCTTGGCGCGGCGTACCTTGCCGGTCTGGCCGTGGGCTTCTGGAAGAGCGAAGAGGAAATCGAGGCCATGTGGCAGCTTGACCGCCGCTTTGAACCCAACATGTCCGCTGAAACCCGCGAAAAGCTGGTGTACGACTGGCAGCGGGCGGTTGAGCGGGCCAAGGCCTGGGCGCAGGACTAG
- a CDS encoding Eco57I restriction-modification methylase domain-containing protein, producing MLPVLECADGVRRALSPRIAPARKSALGQFMTPQSVARFMASLFPAAGGGCRLLDAGAGVGALSCAFLDRWVAGGFDFTSVAVTAYEIDATLRYHLAQHLGAYAARGVTAEVLAADFIAQASAKCQNGAGAFTHAILNPPYKKINSNSPHRQALRRVGVETVNQYSAFVALSLELMAPGGHLVAILPRSFCNGPYYRPFREFLLSRAALKRMHLFESRNRAFKDDEVLQENIIILLERAGEQGDVVVSTSTDASFADLVEHAYPFAEIVQSGDPERFIHVPTAPGPSALEEMGAIRFSLKDLGIGVSTGPVVDFRLAAHLREKPGEGTVPLLYPVHFREGRLEWPKEGSKKPNAILRNGETEKWLYPNGFYCVVRRFSSKEERRRIMASVVRPDAFPGAEVLGLENHLNVYHEDKRGLPPELAHGLAVYLNSTAVDENFRRSSGHTQVNATDLKRMQYPSRAALSALGTWAMGRGELTQEMIDTQLEALTHAE from the coding sequence ATGTTGCCTGTTCTTGAGTGCGCCGACGGCGTGCGCCGTGCGCTGTCGCCCCGCATCGCCCCGGCGCGAAAATCTGCCCTGGGGCAGTTCATGACGCCCCAGAGCGTGGCCCGTTTCATGGCCTCGCTGTTTCCTGCCGCTGGTGGGGGCTGCCGTCTGCTTGATGCTGGGGCCGGGGTGGGGGCGTTGTCATGCGCTTTTCTGGACCGCTGGGTAGCGGGCGGGTTTGACTTTACCTCCGTGGCCGTCACGGCCTACGAGATTGACGCCACGCTGCGCTACCACCTTGCCCAGCACCTTGGGGCCTATGCCGCGCGCGGCGTTACCGCCGAAGTGCTCGCCGCCGACTTCATCGCCCAGGCCTCCGCCAAATGCCAGAACGGGGCGGGGGCCTTCACGCATGCCATCCTCAATCCGCCGTACAAGAAGATCAACAGCAACTCCCCGCACCGTCAGGCACTACGCCGTGTCGGTGTGGAGACGGTCAACCAGTACTCTGCGTTCGTTGCCCTGTCGTTGGAGTTGATGGCCCCCGGCGGGCACTTGGTGGCCATTCTGCCCCGCAGCTTCTGCAACGGCCCCTACTACCGGCCATTCCGCGAATTTCTGCTGTCGCGCGCGGCGCTGAAGCGCATGCACCTGTTCGAGTCGCGCAACCGGGCTTTCAAGGACGACGAGGTGCTGCAGGAGAACATCATCATCCTGCTGGAACGGGCCGGGGAGCAGGGGGATGTCGTGGTGTCCACTTCGACGGACGCCAGCTTCGCAGACCTTGTTGAACACGCGTACCCCTTTGCGGAGATCGTGCAGTCCGGCGACCCGGAGCGTTTCATACATGTGCCCACGGCCCCTGGCCCCAGTGCGCTGGAAGAGATGGGCGCGATCCGGTTCTCGCTGAAGGATCTGGGCATCGGCGTTTCAACAGGCCCCGTGGTCGATTTCCGCCTTGCGGCACATCTGCGCGAAAAGCCAGGCGAGGGCACGGTGCCGCTGCTTTACCCCGTGCATTTCAGGGAAGGCCGCCTGGAATGGCCGAAAGAAGGCAGCAAGAAGCCCAACGCCATTCTGCGCAACGGCGAGACGGAAAAGTGGCTGTACCCCAACGGGTTCTACTGCGTGGTCCGCCGCTTTTCGTCCAAGGAAGAGCGGCGGCGCATCATGGCCAGCGTGGTCAGGCCCGATGCGTTTCCCGGTGCGGAAGTGCTGGGTCTTGAAAACCACCTGAACGTGTACCACGAGGATAAGCGGGGCCTGCCGCCGGAGCTTGCCCACGGGCTTGCGGTCTACCTGAATTCCACGGCGGTTGATGAAAATTTTCGCCGGTCAAGCGGGCACACGCAGGTGAACGCCACAGACCTGAAGCGCATGCAATACCCCAGCCGGGCCGCGCTGTCGGCGCTGGGCACGTGGGCGATGGGGCGCGGCGAACTGACGCAGGAAATGATCGACACGCAACTGGAGGCGTTGACCCATGCCGAGTAA